From Brassica oleracea var. oleracea cultivar TO1000 chromosome C3, BOL, whole genome shotgun sequence, a single genomic window includes:
- the LOC106335750 gene encoding BEL1-like homeodomain protein 1 isoform X1 yields MAAYFHGNPPEFSAGTDGGLQTLILMNPTTYVPYTQQDDDSNNSSNNNNNTNNNSFVFLDSHAPPQNANQQFVGIPLSGHEAASITAADNISVLHGYPPRVQCSLYGSHQVDPTHHQAACETPRAQRGLSLTLSSQQQKQQHRQTLHHVGFGSGPGEDIRVGSGSTASGVTNGIANLVSSKYLKAAQELLDEVVKADSNDINTKSQLFSSKKGTSVTDTKAVGESSTGAREGSDGGGEASGKRTMELGTTERQEIQMKKAKLSSMLHEGNEKVEQRYRQYHQQMQMVISSFEQAAGIGSAKSYTSLALKTISRQFRCLKEAIAGQIKAANKSLGEEDSVSGVGRFEGSRLKFVDHHLRQQRALQQLGMIQHPSNNAWRPQRGLPERAVSVLRAWLFEHFLHPYPKDSDKHMLAKQTGLTRSQVSNWFINARVRLWKPMVEEMYAEEMKEQGKNMGSMEKTPNLDENIDDSASKSTSNQEKIPMGGGGLDDYHLNPSHNGDLEGVTGMQGSPKRLRTSDDTMMQPINEGFSSNEKITMKILEERQGIRSDGGYPFMGSFVQYQMDEMSRFNVAVSDQELLTQRFSGNINGVSLTLGLPHCDSLSSTHHQGFMQTHHGIQIGRSVKIGETEEYGNSAINGGSGSAATAHSSAAAAAAYNGMNIQNQKRYVAQLLPDFVA; encoded by the exons ATGGCTGCTTACTTCCACGGCAATCCACCGGAGTTCTCAGCCGGAACCGACGGTGGTTTACAGACGTTGATCCTCATGAATCCAACGACTTACGTACCATACACTCAACAAGACGACGACTCAAACAATAGCAGCAACAACAACAACAACACAAACAACAACAGTTTCGTCTTCCTAGACTCACACGCGCCTCCGCAAAACGCGAACCAGCAGTTCGTCGGCATACCACTCTCTGGCCATGAAGCTGCTTCCATTACAGCCGCCGACAACATCTCTGTACTTCACGGATACCCTCCGCGCGTGCAGTGCAGTTTATACGGCAGCCACCAAGTGGATCCCACTCATCATCAAGCTGCGTGTGAAACTCCACGCGCCCAACGAGGCCTCTCTTTGACCCTCTCGTCTCAACAGCAGAAGCAGCAACATCGCCAGACTCTCCATCACGTAGGGTTCGGGTCAGGACCCGGAGAAGATATCCGGGTCGGATCAGGCTCTACAGCATCGGGAGTAACAAACGGTATAGCGAATCTTGTAAGCTCCAAGTACCTGAAGGCAGCGCAAGAGCTTCTAGACGAAGTAGTCAAGGCTGATTCTAATGACATCAACACTAAGTCCCAACTATTCTCATCGAAGAAAGGGACAAGTGTAACTGATACTAAAGCTGTCGGAGAATCCTCCACCGGCGCCAGAGAAGGTTCTGATGGCGGCGGAGAAGCTTCGGGTAAACGTACGATGGAGCTAGGAACGACGGAGAGGCAAGAAATACAAATGAAGAAAGCAAAGTTGAGTAGTATGCTTCACGAG GGAAATGAAAAGGTGGAGCAGCGATACAGACAGTATCACCAACAGATGCAGATGGTAATCTCATCGTTCGAACAAGCGGCAGGGATAGGTTCTGCCAAGTCATACACCTCCCTCGCACTGAAGACAATATCAAGACAGTTCCGGTGCTTGAAAGAGGCGATCGCTGGTCAGATAAAAGCGGCCAACAAGAGTCTTGGGGAGGAAGATTCTGTGTCCGGTGTCGGGAGGTTTGAAGGGTCGAGGCTCAAGTTCGTAGACCATCACTTGAGACAGCAGAGAGCTCTTCAGCAACTTGGAATGATTCAGCATCCTTCTAATAATGCATGGAGACCTCAACGTGGTCTCCCCGAACGAGCCGTCTCAGTCCTCCGTGCATGGCTTTTCGAACACTTTCTTCACCC ATACCCTAAGGATTCGGACAAGCACATGCTAGCCAAGCAAACAGGACTCACTCGGAGCCAG GTGTCGAACTGGTTCATAAACGCGAGGGTTCGGCTATGGAAACCGATGGTGGAAGAGATGTACGCGGAGGAAATGAAGGAGCAAGGAAAGAACATGGGATCCATGGAGAAGACACCAAATTTGGATGAGAACATCGATGATTCTGCTTCTAAGTCAACTAGTAACCAAGAGAAGATCCCCATGGGAGGAGGAGGCCTCGACGATTACCATCTGAATCCCAGTCACAACGGTGACCTAGAAGGCGTCACTGGAATGCAAGGAAGTCCCAAGAGGCTAAGAACAAGCGACGACACAATGATGCAGCCTATAAATGAGGGTTTCAGCTCGAACGAGAAGATCACGATGAAAATTCTAGAAGAACGGCAAGGGATTAGATCAGACGGTGGATACCCTTTCATGGGGAGCTTCGTACAATACCAAATGGATGAGATGTCAAGATTTAATGTGGCTGTCTCGGACCAGGAGCTTTTAACACAGAGGTTCTCAGGAAACATCAATGGCGTGTCTCTCACGTTAGGGTTACCTCATTGTGATAGCTTGTCATCCACGCACCATCAGGGTTTCATGCAGACCCACCATGGAATTCAGATAGGGAGGAGCGTGAAAATAGGAGAAACAGAGGAATATGGAAACTCAGCCATAAATGGTGGCAGCGGCTCGGCGGCAACCGCACATTCATCAGCCGCAGCAGCAGCGGCTTACAATGGGATGAACATACAAAACCAGAAGAGATATGTGGCTCAGTTATTGCCTGACTTCGTTGCTTAA
- the LOC106329483 gene encoding E3 ubiquitin-protein ligase PUB23, translating into MDEEIEIPPFFLCPISLEIMKDPVIVSTGITYDRDSIEKWLFSGKKNSCPVTKQDITDADLTPNHTLRRLIQSWCTLNASYGVERIPTPRSPICKSEIEKLIKDSASSHKNQVMCLKRLRQIVSENATNKRCLEVAGVPEFLATIISNNGFDSSMSLSDEALSLLYHLESSETVLKNLLNNKKGGNIVKSLTKIMQRGIYESRAYATLLLKNILEVADPMQIMTLKPSVFTEVVQILDDRISHKATKAAMHILVTTCPWGRNRHKAVEAGVISVIIELLLDESFSSDRRGPEMAMVVLDMLCQCAEGRAEFLNHGAAIAVVCKKILRVSQTASDRAVRVLLSVGRFCATPALLQEMLQLGVVEKMFLVLQVSCGSKTKEKAKELLKLHARVWKDSPCLPRNMILAYPS; encoded by the coding sequence ATGGATGAAGAGATCGAGATCCCACCGTTCTTTCTTTGCCCCATCTCTCTAGAGATCATGAAAGATCCAGTAATAGTCTCTACGGGAATAACCTACGACAGAGACAGCATCGAGAAATGGCTCTTTTCAGGAAAGAAGAACTCGTGTCCAGTCACAAAACAAGACATAACCGACGCAGATCTCACGCCGAACCACACTCTTCGCCGTCTCATCCAATCTTGGTGCACTTTAAACGCCTCTTACGGTGTAGAGAGGATCCCTACCCCGAGATCTCCTATATGTAAATCTGAGATCGAAAAACTCATCAAAGATTCAGCCTCTTCGCATAAAAACCAGGTCATGTGTCTCAAACGACTTCGTCAAATCGTGTCGGAGAACGCCACCAACAAACGGTGTTTGGAGGTGGCAGGAGTTCCAGAGTTCTTGGCCACCATCATAAGCAACAACGGGTTTGACTCTTCGATGAGCTTGAGCGACGAAGCCCTCAGCTTACTCTACCATCTTGAGTCTTCAGAGACGGTCCTCAAGAATCTTTTGAACAACAAGAAAGGTGGCAATATCGTAAAGTCATTGACCAAGATCATGCAGAGAGGGATCTACGAGTCAAGAGCCTATGCGACTTTGCTTCTAAAGAACATTCTTGAAGTAGCGGATCCAATGCAGATTATGACCTTGAAGCCATCGGTTTTCACCGAGGTTGTCCAGATCTTGGACGACAGAATCTCACACAAGGCGACAAAAGCCGCGATGCATATATTGGTGACCACGTGTCCCTGGGGAAGAAACAGACACAAGGCCGTGGAAGCTGGAGTGATCTCGGTGATAATCGAGCTTCTGCTGGACGAGAGCTTCTCATCAGATAGGAGAGGTCCAGAGATGGCGATGGTGGTTCTTGATATGTTGTGTCAGTGTGCGGAGGGACGAGCCGAGTTCTTAAATCATGGAGCAGCCATAGCAGTGGTGTGCAAGAAGATACTTAGGGTTTCTCAGACGGCTAGCGATAGAGCTGTTAGGGTTTTGTTATCGGTGGGAAGGTTCTGCGCTACACCGGCTTTGCTGCAAGAGATGTTACAGTTGGGGGTTGTAGAAAAGATGTTTTTGGTGCTCCAGGTTAGCTGTGGAAGCAAGACTAAAGAGAAGGCAAAGGAGTTGCTTAAGTTACACGCTAGAGTTTGGAAAGACTCGCCTTGTCTCCCAAGAAACATGATTCTTGCATATCCCTCGTGA
- the LOC106335750 gene encoding BEL1-like homeodomain protein 1 isoform X2: MAAYFHGNPPEFSAGTDGGLQTLILMNPTTYVPYTQQDDDSNNSSNNNNNTNNNSFVFLDSHAPPQNANQQFVGIPLSGHEAASITAADNISVLHGYPPRVQCSLYGSHQVDPTHHQAACETPRAQRGLSLTLSSQQQKQQHRQTLHHVGFGSGPGEDIRVGSGSTASGVTNGIANLVSSKYLKAAQELLDEVVKADSNDINTKSQLFSSKKGTSVTDTKAVGESSTGAREGSDGGGEASGKRTMELGTTERQEIQMKKAKLSSMLHEVEQRYRQYHQQMQMVISSFEQAAGIGSAKSYTSLALKTISRQFRCLKEAIAGQIKAANKSLGEEDSVSGVGRFEGSRLKFVDHHLRQQRALQQLGMIQHPSNNAWRPQRGLPERAVSVLRAWLFEHFLHPYPKDSDKHMLAKQTGLTRSQVSNWFINARVRLWKPMVEEMYAEEMKEQGKNMGSMEKTPNLDENIDDSASKSTSNQEKIPMGGGGLDDYHLNPSHNGDLEGVTGMQGSPKRLRTSDDTMMQPINEGFSSNEKITMKILEERQGIRSDGGYPFMGSFVQYQMDEMSRFNVAVSDQELLTQRFSGNINGVSLTLGLPHCDSLSSTHHQGFMQTHHGIQIGRSVKIGETEEYGNSAINGGSGSAATAHSSAAAAAAYNGMNIQNQKRYVAQLLPDFVA, translated from the exons ATGGCTGCTTACTTCCACGGCAATCCACCGGAGTTCTCAGCCGGAACCGACGGTGGTTTACAGACGTTGATCCTCATGAATCCAACGACTTACGTACCATACACTCAACAAGACGACGACTCAAACAATAGCAGCAACAACAACAACAACACAAACAACAACAGTTTCGTCTTCCTAGACTCACACGCGCCTCCGCAAAACGCGAACCAGCAGTTCGTCGGCATACCACTCTCTGGCCATGAAGCTGCTTCCATTACAGCCGCCGACAACATCTCTGTACTTCACGGATACCCTCCGCGCGTGCAGTGCAGTTTATACGGCAGCCACCAAGTGGATCCCACTCATCATCAAGCTGCGTGTGAAACTCCACGCGCCCAACGAGGCCTCTCTTTGACCCTCTCGTCTCAACAGCAGAAGCAGCAACATCGCCAGACTCTCCATCACGTAGGGTTCGGGTCAGGACCCGGAGAAGATATCCGGGTCGGATCAGGCTCTACAGCATCGGGAGTAACAAACGGTATAGCGAATCTTGTAAGCTCCAAGTACCTGAAGGCAGCGCAAGAGCTTCTAGACGAAGTAGTCAAGGCTGATTCTAATGACATCAACACTAAGTCCCAACTATTCTCATCGAAGAAAGGGACAAGTGTAACTGATACTAAAGCTGTCGGAGAATCCTCCACCGGCGCCAGAGAAGGTTCTGATGGCGGCGGAGAAGCTTCGGGTAAACGTACGATGGAGCTAGGAACGACGGAGAGGCAAGAAATACAAATGAAGAAAGCAAAGTTGAGTAGTATGCTTCACGAG GTGGAGCAGCGATACAGACAGTATCACCAACAGATGCAGATGGTAATCTCATCGTTCGAACAAGCGGCAGGGATAGGTTCTGCCAAGTCATACACCTCCCTCGCACTGAAGACAATATCAAGACAGTTCCGGTGCTTGAAAGAGGCGATCGCTGGTCAGATAAAAGCGGCCAACAAGAGTCTTGGGGAGGAAGATTCTGTGTCCGGTGTCGGGAGGTTTGAAGGGTCGAGGCTCAAGTTCGTAGACCATCACTTGAGACAGCAGAGAGCTCTTCAGCAACTTGGAATGATTCAGCATCCTTCTAATAATGCATGGAGACCTCAACGTGGTCTCCCCGAACGAGCCGTCTCAGTCCTCCGTGCATGGCTTTTCGAACACTTTCTTCACCC ATACCCTAAGGATTCGGACAAGCACATGCTAGCCAAGCAAACAGGACTCACTCGGAGCCAG GTGTCGAACTGGTTCATAAACGCGAGGGTTCGGCTATGGAAACCGATGGTGGAAGAGATGTACGCGGAGGAAATGAAGGAGCAAGGAAAGAACATGGGATCCATGGAGAAGACACCAAATTTGGATGAGAACATCGATGATTCTGCTTCTAAGTCAACTAGTAACCAAGAGAAGATCCCCATGGGAGGAGGAGGCCTCGACGATTACCATCTGAATCCCAGTCACAACGGTGACCTAGAAGGCGTCACTGGAATGCAAGGAAGTCCCAAGAGGCTAAGAACAAGCGACGACACAATGATGCAGCCTATAAATGAGGGTTTCAGCTCGAACGAGAAGATCACGATGAAAATTCTAGAAGAACGGCAAGGGATTAGATCAGACGGTGGATACCCTTTCATGGGGAGCTTCGTACAATACCAAATGGATGAGATGTCAAGATTTAATGTGGCTGTCTCGGACCAGGAGCTTTTAACACAGAGGTTCTCAGGAAACATCAATGGCGTGTCTCTCACGTTAGGGTTACCTCATTGTGATAGCTTGTCATCCACGCACCATCAGGGTTTCATGCAGACCCACCATGGAATTCAGATAGGGAGGAGCGTGAAAATAGGAGAAACAGAGGAATATGGAAACTCAGCCATAAATGGTGGCAGCGGCTCGGCGGCAACCGCACATTCATCAGCCGCAGCAGCAGCGGCTTACAATGGGATGAACATACAAAACCAGAAGAGATATGTGGCTCAGTTATTGCCTGACTTCGTTGCTTAA